One segment of Triticum aestivum cultivar Chinese Spring chromosome 2A, IWGSC CS RefSeq v2.1, whole genome shotgun sequence DNA contains the following:
- the LOC123185091 gene encoding uncharacterized protein, whose product MRDLASCLSQTGVQVAHPSSSSAQSMVQCAYLARLRGKSCRVTVTWSKAAMGQALAIAVHDPSGRCLCKTEIKPWLFSKRKGSKAMEVDGGALDILWDLSSAKFAGGPEPVQGYYVALIFDLEAVLVLGDMPRVGDHKASSDALPCDAAMIARKEHTYGKKVYCTKARFSDIGQHHHITIECDTSGTKDPSLEIRIGKKRVLQVKRLAWNFRGNQMFYVDGLPVEVLWDVHDWLFGSSNGCAVFLFQSGRSMEKFLARSCSQDEKERQVHRFGFTLLLHAWKV is encoded by the coding sequence ATGAGAGATCTCGCGTCCTGCCTCAGCCAAACCGGCGTTCAAGTCGCCCACCCCTCCTCCTCAAGCGCCCAGAGCATGGTGCAGTGCGCCTACCTGGCCCGCCTGCGCGGCAAATCCTGCAGGGTCACCGTCACCTGGAGCAAGGCGGCCATGGGGCAGGCTCTGGCCATCGCCGTCCACGATCCCTCGGGCCGTTGCCTCTGCAAGACAGAGATAAAGCCATGGCTCTTCTCCAAGCGGAAGGGCTCCAAGGCCATGGAGgtggacggcggcgcgctggacaTCCTCTGGGACCTCTCCTCGGCCAAGTTTGCGGGTGGGCCGGAGCCTGTCCAAGGATACTATGTTGCTCTCATCTTTGATCTCGAGGCTGTCCTTGTGCTCGGGGACATGCCCAGGGTGGGGGATCACAAGGCGTCTTCGGATGCTTTACCTTGTGATGCAGCCATGATAGCCAGGAAGGAGCACACGTACGGGAAGAAGGTGTACTGCACAAAGGCTCGGTTTTCGGACATTGGTCAGCATCATCATATCACCATAGAATGTGACACGTCGGGGACGAAGGATCCAAGCCTGGAGATCAGGATTGGGAAGAAGAGAGTGCTGCAGGTAAAGAGGCTTGCATGGAACTTCAGAGGAAACCAGATGTTCTATGTTGATGGCCTGCCCGTGGAGGTGCTCTGGGATGTGCACGATTGGCTATTTGGTTCGTCGAATGGATGCGCTGTGTTCTTGTTTCAGTCAGGCCGATCCATGGAGAAATTTTTGGCAAGGTCTTGCTCACAGGATGAAAAGGAGCGTCAAGTGCATCGGTTTGGTTTTACTTTGCTACTTCATGCATGGAAGGTTTAG